One genomic segment of Mangifera indica cultivar Alphonso chromosome 6, CATAS_Mindica_2.1, whole genome shotgun sequence includes these proteins:
- the LOC123218186 gene encoding F-box protein At2g17690-like has translation MVVTATPDWTSLPEHLLASIAKRLHSRIDLLRFRAVCRLFRCIIPPVPKVLFPFSILTSTDFLRGPNPLGNDLFYPTESTVYAIKPFDDETSQTWLIKVDETKPGRLQIKDPLSGYPYNNLSWKLPKSMNLLDYRVKEISKSYRLVSTGFFVAKYPYKVYPKSFSVSAKMIFTSHLDETDDEFAVIAKFGRKNLSMWRNFDKKWTNVEMYLESSEYILDIIYHTHKFYVLISRGFTISLDSKSMTINEVPSPPEDSNSQLISLLRLVESCKDLLLIGKYRDSGETKDHFKVFKLNEERCEWLPELELEDRALVMDRDGSYSLSAKEFSGCRGNSIYFLDDYSSPKYGHPGEGVRIFDLQDGSVGELSKFPGNSHLFWPPPTWLK, from the coding sequence ATGGTGGTAACCGCCACTCCCGATTGGACCAGTCTCCCCGAACACCTCCTCGCCTCAATAGCAAAACGCCTCCACAGTCGAATCGACCTCCTCCGTTTTCGCGCCGTTTGTCGGTTGTTTCGGTGCATAATTCCTCCTGTTCCAAAAGTCCTGTTTCCCTTCTCAATTTTAACCTCCACTGACTTCCTCAGGGGCCCGAATCCTCTCGGTAATGACCTCTTTTACCCCACCGAATCCACCGTCTACGCCATCAAGCCCTTTGACGACGAAACGTCTCAAACATGGTTGATCAAAGTGGATGAGACAAAACCAGGTAGACTCCAGATAAAGGATCCGCTTTCAGGATATCCTTATAATAACTTGTCCTGGAAGTTACCTAAGTCTATGAACTTGTTGGATTATCGAGTCAAGGAAATTAGTAAATCATATAGACTTGTATCTACCGGTTTCTTTGTAGCCAAGTACCCTTACAAGGTATATCCAAAGAGTTTTTCTGTCTCCGCAAAAATGATTTTTACTTCGCATCTTGATGAGACTGATGATGAGTTTGCGGTTATCGCAAAATTCGGAAGAAAAAACCTGAGCATGTGGAGAAATTTCGACAAGAAGTGGACTAATGTAGAAATGTACCTCGAGTCATCTGAGTATATCTTGGATATCATTTACCATACTCACAAGTTCTATGTTTTGATCTCCAGGGGTTTTACTATAAGCCTGGATTCAAAATCCATGACTATTAATGAAGTTCCAAGCCCGCCCGAGGACTCAAATTCACAGTTGATAAGCCTGCTACGCTTGGTGGAGTCGTGTAAGGATTTGCTCCTGATTGGTAAGTACAGGGATTCCGGAGAAACTAAGgatcattttaaggtttttaagCTTAATGAAGAGAGATGTGAGTGGCTTCCGGAATTGGAGTTAGAAGATAGAGCGTTGGTTATGGATCGAGATGGTTCGTATTCTCTTTCGGCAAAAGAGTTCTCAGGATGCAGAGGGAACAGTATTTATTTCCTGGATGATTACAGTAGCCCAAAATATGGTCATCCTGGGGAAGGCGTCAGGATTTTTGACTTACAGGATGGAAGTGTTGGGGAACTCTCAAAATTTCCGGGAAATTCTCACCTTTTCTGGCCTCCACCAACTTGGCTGAAGTAG
- the LOC123218187 gene encoding UDP-glycosyltransferase 43-like has product MDRFHVFLICNPEIGNLTPLVQFAHLLTNRDTRFSATVLIITVKERHIVNSYVKSKANSALQHDRITFLYLPTVDPPSPDQYHGTLGYLSVFIEKHKPHVRNVILDLMEAGSVRVVGLFIDLFCTSMIEVARQLGVPCYLYFACPASFLGFMLNYPTLDAELATELVDSGTEFFVPRDSLTEFMIPSFTNPVPHFVLPSTVLRRGEGQDGYLWYLHHARKYKEVKGIIVNTSQELEPFAIGSVSGSGTPPVYPIGPILDLVGSVQLHPDRTHQEDIMKWLDNQPISSVVFLCFGSMGSLDEPQLKEIAIGLEQAGFRFLWSIRKPSKGKIDLPDEYTNIQEVLPDGFLTRTARIGLVCGWVPQVTVLAHQAIGGFVSHCGWNSVLESLWYGVPIATWPLYAEQQMNAFELVKELGLAVEIRLDTRTDSTDLVLAEEFKRSLRRLMDGGDEVRRKVKEMKETIRMAVMENGSSYNSLGSLIDELMGHK; this is encoded by the coding sequence ATGGATAGATTCCACGTTTTCCTCATCTGCAATCCAGAAATCGGCAATCTCACCCCCCTCGTTCAGTTCGCCCATCTTCTAACAAACCGCGACACTCGATTCTCCGCCACCGTTCTGATCATCACCGTCAAAGAACGCCACATAGTCAACTCATACGTTAAATCAAAGGCCAACTCCGCCCTTCAACATGATCGCATCACCTTCCTCTACCTCCCTACTGTAGACCCTCCCTCACCCGATCAGTACCACGGCACTCTGGGTTACCTTTCCGTCTTCATCGAGAAACACAAACCCCACGTGAGAAATGTGATTCTCGATCTCATGGAAGCAGGTTCAGTCAGAGTTGTTGGGTTGTTTATTGACTTGTTTTGTACGTCCATGATTGAGGTGGCTCGCCAGCTCGGCGTTCCTTGCTATCTTTACTTCGCTTGTCCGGCGAGCTTTCTGGGGTTCATGTTGAATTATCCAACTCTAGACGCGGAGCTGGCTACTGAGTTAGTGGACTCGGGTACTGAGTTTTTTGTGCCCCGAGACTCGTTGACTGAGTTCATGATACCGAGTTTTACCAACCCGGTGCCTCATTTTGTGTTGCCTTCAACCGTGTTGAGAAGAGGAGAAGGGCAAGATGGGTATTTATGGTATTTACATCACGCACGAAAATATAAGGAAGTCAAGGGCATTATCGTAAATACATCTCAAGAACTTGAGCCGTTTGCAATCGGGTCAGTTTCCGGTAGTGGGACACCACCGGTTTATCCAATTGGGCCGATTCTTGACCTTGTTGGGTCGGTTCAATTGCATCCGGACCGGACTCATCAAGAGGATATCATGAAATGGCTTGATAATCAACCTATATCATCGGTTGTGTTCTTGTGCTTCGGGAGCATGGGAAGTCTTGATGAACCCCAATTGAAAGAGATTGCAATCGGACTAGAACAGGCGGGGTTTCGATTTTTATGGTCAATCCGTAAACCGTCCAAGGGCAAAATAGACCTTCCAGATGAATACACGAACATCCAAGAGGTATTACCCGATGGGTTTTTAACTCGGACGGCTAGGATTGGATTAGTATGTGGTTGGGTTCCACAAGTGACAGTTTTGGCCCATCAAGCGATCGGAGGGTTCGTATCGCATTGCGGGTGGAATTCAGTATTGGAGAGTTTATGGTACGGCGTTCCAATAGCCACGTGGCCACTCTATGCGGAGCAACAAATGAATGCATTTGAGTTGGTGAAGGAATTGGGATTAGCGGTGGAGATTAGATTGGATACCAGAACAGACAGTACCGATCTGGTGTTGGCGGAGGAATTCAAGAGATCGTTGCGACGCTTGATGGACGGTGGTGATGAGGTGAGGCGAAAGGTCAAAGAGATGAAAGAGACGATTAGGATGGCTGTGATGGAGAACGGATCATCATATAATTCATTAGGATCGTTGATTGATGAATTAATGGGCCATAAATAA